From a single Oreochromis niloticus isolate F11D_XX linkage group LG4, O_niloticus_UMD_NMBU, whole genome shotgun sequence genomic region:
- the junbb gene encoding junB proto-oncogene, AP-1 transcription factor subunit b, whose protein sequence is MSTKMEQPFYHDDSFLSAYGHSDAAMHDCKLLKQNMNLNLTEPYRNLKSQLRAETDLYQGGQQDVGSLKLASPELEKLIIQNSNGVITTPTPGQYFYNRGITDEQEGFAEGFVKALDELHKMNQMPPPNVSIGAGGVTTCSPAASSVFGSALQPEPPIYTTLNAYCPNTNLSSSSSYPTATISYLPPHQQSHHQQSSTHGAHAFQHTLPVSGLHPQRLVALKEEPQTVPDLLSSDGSPPMSPIDLETQERIKAERKRLRNRLAATKCRRRKLERIARLEEKVKVLKNDNAGLSNTASVLRDQVAQLKQKVLTHVSSGCQLMLTSKLEAF, encoded by the coding sequence ATGTCTACAAAGATGGAACAGCCTTTTTATCATGACGACTCTTTTCTGTCGGCTTACGGCCACTCAGACGCGGCAATGCACGACTGCAAACTGCTAAAGCAGAATATGAATTTGAACTTGACAGAGCCCTATCGCAACCTGAAATCCCAGCTGAGGGCCGAGACAGACCTGTACCAAGGGGGCCAGCAAGACGTGGGGTCCCTGAAGCTCGCATCCCCAGAGCTCGAGAAGCTCATCATCCAAAACAGTAACGGTGTGATCACCACTCCCACCCCGGGCCAGTACTTCTACAACCGGGGCATCACCGATGAGCAGGAGGGCTTCGCTGAGGGTTTTGTGAAAGCACTGGACGAGCTCCACAAGATGAACCAGATGCCCCCCCCTAACGTGTCCATCGGAGCCGGTGGAGTTACGACGTGTTCGCCGGCGGCCTCTAGCGTCTTCGGCTCCGCCTTGCAGCCCGAGCCCCCCATCTACACAACACTGAACGCCTACTGCCCGAACACGAACCTATCTTCCTCATCCAGCTACCCCACAGCCACCATCAGCTACCTGCCGCCGCACCAGCAGAGCCACCACCAGCAGAGCTCGACGCACGGCGCGCACGCTTTCCAGCACACCCTCCCCGTCTCCGGACTCCATCCGCAGCGGCTGGTCGCTCTGAAAGAGGAGCCTCAGACCGTGCCCGACCTGCTCAGCAGTGACGGCTCGCCTCCGATGTCCCCGATTGACCTGGAGACCCAGGAGAGGATCAAGGCGGAGCGCAAGAGGCTGAGGAACCGACTAGCCGCTACCAAATGCCGGAGGCGCAAGCTCGAGCGCATCGCCCGGCTGGAGGAGAAGGTGAAAGTTTTGAAGAACGACAACGCGGGGCTCTCCAACACGGCGTCGGTCCTCCGGGATCAGGTAGCTCAGCTCAAACAGAAGGTCCTGACACACGTGAGCAGCGGCTGCCAGCTGATGCTCACAAGCAAGCTGGAGGCGTTTTAA
- the rtbdn gene encoding retbindin precursor (The RefSeq protein has 1 substitution compared to this genomic sequence), whose translation MDLTSSPSLLICVVLAAALIGGTRSEGVCLQDGKHKATPSPEPHLTECSLYADNSCCTEEQIQDMSHVPSVNNQNEPWDKCGSLSPECEGFLKRVSCFYRCSPDAARWPHPQRRSYIQAVPLCHSFCRDWFDACRMDLTCARNWARDPRGQNCTGNCVQYQQMYQHGRDLCESLWGDAFMTVEDEPEEVGEAGEIGVDVDGVRPCGCLTLSPSDKDVIAALRAQQDDPEELDTTKTGLPQYRAPCQAKLPMQPRMGNSVLRKRSVEVEDVEGSGSGL comes from the exons ATGGACCTCACCTCATCCCCTTCGCTATTAATTTGCGTGGTTTTGGCGGCCGCCCTGATTGGCGGGACCCGTTCGGAGGGGGTGTGTCTTCAAGATGGTAAACACAAGGCCACGCCCAGCCCGGAGCCACACCTGACGGAGTGCTCCCTGTATGCAGACA ATAGCTGCTGCACAGAAGAACAAATCCAGGACatgtctcatgttccttctgtCAATAATCAGAATGAACCCTGGGACAAGTGTGGGTCACTCAGCCCAGA GTGTGAAGGCTTCCTGAAGCGCGTGTCGTGTTTTTACCGCTGCTCCCCCGACGCTGCTCGCTGGCCTCATCCTCAGCGCCGCTCGTACATCCAGGCTGTTCCTCTCTGCCACAGCTTCTGCCGTGATTG GTTTGATGCCTGCAGGATGGATTTGACTTGCGCCCGTAACTGGGCCAGAGACCCCAGGGGACAGAACTGCACTGGAAACTGTGTTCAGTATCAGCAG ATGTACCAGCACGGCAGAGATCTCTGCGAAAGCCTGTGGGGTGACGCCTTCATGACGGTCGAGGATGAGCCGGAGGAGGTTGGAGAGGCCGGAGAAATCGGAGTGGATGTCGACGGCGTTCGTCCCTGCGGCTGCCTGACTCTCAGCCCCTCGGACAAGGACGTGATCGCCGCTCTCAGAGCCCAGCAGGACGACCCGGAGGAGCTGGATACCACCAAGACCGGCTTGCCTCAGTACCGGGCCCCTTGCCAGGCCAAGCTGCCCGTGCAGCCCAGGATGGGAAACTCCGTGCTGCGTAAGCGCTCGGTGGAGGTGGAAGACGTGGAGGGGAGTGGCAGCGGTTTGTAG
- the LOC109201789 gene encoding putative nuclease HARBI1: protein MAWPFLEEPVDVEAQILRRALRRERYCTSFFANGSFLYNIGDAEHVSKATVCRAVRNVTVALKRLLYSFVVFPGHRPTRFIKEGFHKIAGFPGVIGCIDGTHIPIIAPSVNEGDYVNRKSFHSINVQIICDAANIITNVEAKWPGSVHDSRIFRECTLSTKFGHGEFTGYLLGDKGYPCLPYLLTPYPDPEPGPQQRYNLAHCRTRARVEMTIGMLNARFQCLQRLRVTPERACDIIVACVILHNIATIRGEHCPFEPNISSDPNHEHPDPPTDIQDGRAVISFDPSPQHVE from the exons ATGGCGTGGCCCTTCCTTGAAGAGCCAGTAGATGTTGAAGCCCAAATTCTCCGCAGAGCTCTCCGCCGGGAGAGA TATTGCACTTCGTTTTTTGCAAACGGGAGCTTTCTGTATAATATTGGTGACGCTGAGCACGTTTCCAAGGCTACCGTCTGTCGGGCAGTCAGGAATGTTACAGTTGCACTGAAACGTCTCCTGTACTCGTTTGTGGTGTTCCCCGGTCATAGACCCACAAGATTTATCAAAGAGGGATTCCACAAAATTGCAG ggttCCCAGGCGTGATTGGCTGTATAGATGGCACTCACATTCCAATCATTGCCCCTTCAGTAAATGAAGGAGACTATGTGAACAGGAAGTCTTTCCACAGCATTAATGTACAG ATCATATGTGATGCTGCCAACATTATCACAAATGTGGAAGCCAAGTGGCCAGGCTCTGTTCATGACTCACGAATTTTTCGTGAATGTACACTGAGCACAAAATTTGGACATG GAGAGTTCACTGGCTACTTGCTTGGTGATAAGGGGTATCCATGTTTACCCTATTTGCTTACCCCTTACCCTGACCCTGAACCGGGCCCACAGCAGCGATATAATCTGGCTCATTGCAGGACAAGAGCCAGAGTTGAAATGACTATCGGAATGCTTAACGCCCGGTTCCAGTGCCTTCAAAGACTCAGGGTCACCCCAGAAAGGGCATGTGACATTATTGTGGCATGTGTGATTCTTCACAACATTGCCACAATTAGAGGAGAACACTGTCCTTTTGAACCAAACATCAGCAGTGATCCAAACCATGAACATCCTGACCCTCCCACGGACATACAAGATGGAAGAGCAGTCATTTCCTTTGACCCATCACCTCAACATGTTGAATGA